One region of Epilithonimonas zeae genomic DNA includes:
- a CDS encoding leucine-rich repeat domain-containing protein, with the protein MTNLSISDDEEIAELPRCIEQFVNLETLIIAFNPKLKKLPESIGNLPKLKTLKIIDNESLIKIPNSIVNLKSLESLSLDRSKIENLPDNIGLMTNLKDLYLTENQLRALPNSVSNLTNLEDLYLDNNQFEEIPNSIKNLKKLKRINFNNNKIKNIPTFIYDLPNLWGLFLENNQIENIAPQLNNLKNLRVLALENNKISTFSIDLSNLSSLESIVLDKNPIKDKDLQFSRSKLSSGKIYCNNK; encoded by the coding sequence GTGACAAACCTATCTATTTCTGATGATGAAGAAATAGCAGAGCTACCAAGATGTATCGAACAATTTGTCAATCTTGAAACTTTGATTATTGCTTTTAATCCTAAACTTAAAAAACTTCCTGAATCTATCGGAAATTTACCTAAATTGAAAACATTAAAAATCATTGATAATGAATCTTTGATTAAAATTCCAAATTCGATTGTAAATTTAAAAAGCTTAGAGTCTCTTTCATTGGATCGCAGTAAGATTGAAAATTTGCCGGACAATATTGGACTTATGACGAATTTGAAAGATTTGTACTTAACCGAAAATCAGCTAAGGGCTCTGCCAAATTCAGTATCGAATCTTACTAATTTGGAAGATTTGTATCTGGATAATAATCAGTTTGAAGAAATTCCAAATTCTATTAAAAATCTTAAAAAATTGAAGAGAATTAATTTTAATAATAATAAAATTAAAAATATTCCAACTTTCATCTATGATTTACCTAACTTATGGGGCTTGTTTTTAGAAAACAATCAGATTGAAAATATAGCTCCACAATTGAATAATCTGAAAAATCTAAGAGTGCTTGCTTTGGAAAATAACAAGATATCAACCTTTTCTATAGATCTCTCAAATTTGTCTTCGTTGGAATCAATAGTTTTGGATAAAAATCCTATAAAAGATAAAGATTTACAATTTTCCAGATCAAAATTATCATCAGGAAAAATATATTGTAATAATAAATAA
- the ruvA gene encoding Holliday junction branch migration protein RuvA: MIYSLKGVVQELTPTFAVIDVNGIGYYVGISLQTSQNLKLESPVLLYIQQIIREDAHLLFGFFTKKEKEMFNLLISVNGVGPVSALILLSSLSLSEAANAILSGNSGLIQKVKGIGVKTAERIIIDLRDKVGNFGNSEEKLSVSANNKNKNEALSALEVLGISKKVSEKIADRILKQNPEASVEELVKEILKNI, encoded by the coding sequence ATGATATATTCGCTAAAAGGAGTTGTTCAGGAGTTAACGCCCACATTTGCTGTGATTGATGTTAACGGAATTGGATATTATGTTGGCATCAGTCTGCAGACATCCCAAAATCTGAAATTAGAATCTCCGGTTTTATTATACATTCAACAGATTATTCGTGAAGATGCTCATCTGCTTTTTGGTTTCTTTACCAAAAAGGAAAAAGAGATGTTCAACCTGTTAATAAGTGTTAACGGTGTAGGACCTGTTTCCGCGTTAATTTTGTTATCTTCGCTCAGCTTGTCAGAGGCTGCCAATGCTATACTTTCCGGTAATAGCGGACTTATCCAAAAAGTGAAGGGTATAGGTGTGAAAACTGCAGAAAGAATCATTATAGATTTGCGGGATAAAGTCGGTAACTTCGGGAATTCTGAAGAAAAACTTTCTGTTTCTGCAAACAATAAAAACAAAAATGAAGCGTTATCTGCTTTAGAAGTTTTAGGAATTTCTAAGAAAGTGAGCGAGAAGATTGCTGATAGAATTTTGAAGCAAAATCCAGAAGCTTCTGTAGAAGAATTAGTGAAAGAGATTTTAAAAAATATTTAA